The Sorangiineae bacterium MSr11367 genome window below encodes:
- a CDS encoding dienelactone hydrolase family protein → MAHHRFVSRRRHSSAKDGLWGGASAATPRGAVLVIHENRGLLVYGALDTRVNASRPAAQAALEQAALPHEIVTYDGADHAFFNDTGARYNADAAAKAWTKVLDWFGRYLG, encoded by the coding sequence GTGGCGCACCACCGATTCGTCTCGAGGAGACGACATTCGTCGGCCAAGGATGGCCTCTGGGGGGGGGCCTCGGCGGCGACGCCGCGCGGTGCGGTCCTCGTGATTCACGAGAACCGCGGATTGCTCGTTTACGGCGCACTCGACACGCGCGTGAACGCCTCGCGGCCGGCCGCCCAAGCCGCCCTCGAGCAAGCGGCCCTCCCGCACGAGATTGTGACCTACGACGGTGCCGACCACGCCTTCTTCAACGATACCGGGGCACGTTACAACGCCGATGCCGCCGCCAAGGCCTGGACCAAAGTCCTCGATTGGTTTGGTCGTTACCTCGGATAG
- a CDS encoding serine/threonine protein kinase has product MTIDRERDRRERDWRENDWLKGLSAAGKYRFIAELGRGGMAHVYLAMMRGHLGFNKLVVLKVPHGAVAEDPEMMEMFREEARLAARLNHPNIVQTYEVIQEGERDVTVMEYLDGQPLHKVTGHAKKLDRSVSCGMHLHILSEALTGLHHAHEAKDFDGRPLELVHRDISPPNVFVTFDGAVKILDFGIAKTSASTIETAYGTFKGKVRYMSPEHLLGQKVDRRSDVFAIGAMLWEAAVGESLWKGRADLEIVSAVVGNQVPLPRSVCPSVPAPLDAIVRKAMAHRRDDRYANALELQADIEAFLASRGERYTSHDVRAKMTELFAQLRAERQRLIEAQTRKVSAESTAEFVALSRDSMTMHSAARWPTSVHECPPPSSASLSIRGVDMDIAIEGPAESVRAALAPRRRAKMVGVGAVVLLAFGAALVAVRAPLGSQASQEAVAPAESASPAARGPGGNVPAAGEPRRQDVVIVVRTEPPDARLVVDGVPLRDNPWIHHGVAEPTSHEVLAEAKGHAPRRVRVAMDKDSDIMIRLVKETAGPAHAPPPRGVPARPAAGPSSPASPSSPLAPAANPASTEPPSSGPPSSGPSAGRKVVRPVDTSDPWSR; this is encoded by the coding sequence ATGACCATCGATCGTGAAAGAGATCGGCGCGAAAGAGACTGGCGCGAGAACGATTGGCTGAAAGGCCTGTCTGCGGCGGGAAAATACCGATTCATCGCCGAGTTGGGGCGTGGAGGTATGGCCCACGTCTACCTCGCCATGATGCGAGGGCACCTCGGTTTCAACAAACTGGTGGTCTTGAAGGTGCCTCACGGGGCGGTGGCCGAGGACCCCGAGATGATGGAGATGTTTCGCGAGGAGGCACGCCTTGCCGCCCGCCTGAATCATCCGAACATCGTCCAGACCTACGAGGTCATTCAGGAAGGCGAGCGGGACGTCACCGTCATGGAGTACCTGGACGGACAGCCGCTTCACAAAGTGACCGGGCACGCGAAAAAGCTCGACCGGTCAGTTTCGTGCGGAATGCATCTTCACATTCTTTCCGAGGCGCTCACCGGATTGCACCACGCGCACGAGGCAAAGGATTTCGACGGCCGGCCGCTCGAGCTCGTGCACCGTGACATCTCACCGCCCAATGTCTTCGTGACCTTCGACGGGGCGGTGAAAATACTCGATTTCGGCATTGCGAAGACCTCGGCGTCGACCATCGAAACCGCATATGGAACCTTCAAGGGAAAGGTTCGTTACATGTCCCCCGAGCACTTGCTCGGGCAAAAGGTCGATCGCCGCAGCGACGTTTTTGCCATTGGGGCCATGTTGTGGGAGGCGGCCGTCGGAGAATCGCTCTGGAAAGGGCGCGCAGATCTCGAGATCGTGAGCGCCGTCGTTGGCAACCAGGTCCCGTTGCCGCGAAGCGTTTGCCCCAGCGTGCCCGCACCGCTCGACGCCATCGTGAGAAAGGCGATGGCGCACCGCCGGGACGATCGCTACGCGAATGCCTTGGAGCTCCAAGCCGACATCGAGGCATTCCTCGCGAGCCGCGGCGAGCGGTACACATCGCACGATGTTCGAGCCAAAATGACGGAGCTGTTTGCGCAGCTTCGCGCGGAGCGACAACGCCTCATCGAGGCGCAAACTCGAAAGGTGTCCGCGGAGTCGACGGCGGAATTCGTGGCGCTTTCCCGCGACTCCATGACGATGCACAGTGCTGCGCGTTGGCCCACGTCGGTGCACGAGTGCCCGCCACCCTCGAGCGCGTCGCTCTCCATTCGCGGGGTCGATATGGACATCGCCATCGAGGGCCCTGCGGAGAGCGTGCGTGCCGCCCTCGCACCAAGGCGGCGCGCCAAGATGGTCGGGGTTGGCGCGGTGGTACTTCTTGCCTTCGGGGCCGCGCTCGTGGCCGTCCGCGCGCCGCTTGGATCCCAAGCCTCGCAAGAGGCCGTCGCACCTGCGGAATCTGCGAGTCCCGCGGCGCGGGGCCCCGGCGGCAACGTACCCGCCGCCGGCGAGCCGCGCAGGCAAGACGTGGTGATCGTGGTTCGCACGGAACCGCCGGATGCGCGGCTCGTCGTCGACGGCGTCCCCCTGCGCGACAATCCGTGGATTCATCACGGCGTGGCCGAGCCGACCTCGCATGAGGTTCTCGCCGAGGCGAAGGGGCACGCCCCGCGGCGAGTCCGCGTCGCCATGGATAAGGATAGCGACATCATGATTCGGCTCGTCAAAGAGACCGCGGGCCCTGCACACGCGCCACCGCCCCGCGGTGTGCCCGCGCGTCCGGCGGCGGGGCCATCTTCGCCCGCCTCACCGTCCTCACCATTGGCGCCGGCCGCAAACCCGGCGTCCACCGAGCCGCCGTCCTCTGGGCCGCCGTCCTCTGGGCCGTCGGCGGGCCGCAAGGTCGTTCGTCCCGTCGATACGAGCGATCCCTGGAGCCGGTGA
- a CDS encoding BMP family ABC transporter substrate-binding protein translates to MLSKRAWILGVAAFLIGCSFIVESDIRGYGIGSTCTTNEDCHAGRCHERVCVASCSVNADCPEPTKCFAGECHVPLKVAALHVGFVTGGEGWTLTHHEGLDYAKKQLPWVTAYEDEGVFPNPTDPEHGPIAQKIDFAVKERGVDVIFLNSFSQRDEMFVRAKRYPHVKFINVLGNRSEGNVLSIGNRLEQAWWIAGRVAAMKTKKNRLGFIASYITPEVVRYASAFLLGARGLNPAIKVEVQWLGFWSDYRQQPLSTYGGRLRLDDGPVYREELLTYRLVEAGADVVAHSADTGRSVRLIERLNTAKKVPWQLYSVSNDNENGCNQLVGDTLGGPPMATCLASCYGHWGPLYVEVLKDIHAQLLDTTKNRHEGMTADETSATGFRLNPSAGIDDTAVRPYLTEIVERGWPHVFDGPEGQSYATTGQRDRDGDGVYDARQVFGEDGERMTPEEYQRMCWFPEGLIEKQTIDDPSSLDVAARVPDAERVRSDTKFLGDVLGPPGAPRGQGLLCSENQ, encoded by the coding sequence ATGTTATCCAAACGCGCGTGGATTCTCGGGGTGGCCGCATTTTTGATCGGCTGCTCGTTCATCGTCGAAAGTGACATTCGCGGCTACGGCATCGGCTCGACGTGCACCACCAACGAGGACTGCCACGCAGGCCGATGCCACGAGCGTGTTTGCGTTGCGAGCTGCTCCGTCAATGCCGATTGTCCCGAGCCAACGAAATGCTTCGCGGGCGAATGCCACGTGCCACTCAAGGTTGCCGCACTGCACGTGGGATTCGTCACGGGCGGTGAGGGCTGGACATTGACGCATCACGAGGGACTCGATTACGCGAAGAAGCAACTGCCCTGGGTCACGGCCTACGAGGACGAAGGTGTATTCCCCAATCCGACCGATCCGGAGCACGGTCCCATTGCGCAAAAGATCGATTTTGCCGTGAAGGAGCGCGGGGTCGACGTCATTTTCTTGAATTCGTTCAGTCAGCGCGACGAGATGTTCGTCCGTGCCAAACGCTATCCGCACGTGAAATTCATCAATGTCCTCGGAAACAGGTCCGAGGGCAATGTCCTCTCGATCGGGAATAGGCTCGAGCAAGCGTGGTGGATCGCGGGGCGGGTGGCCGCCATGAAGACGAAGAAAAATCGTCTTGGATTCATCGCCTCGTACATTACGCCGGAGGTCGTGCGTTATGCATCGGCGTTCCTCCTCGGGGCGCGCGGCCTCAACCCCGCCATCAAGGTGGAAGTCCAATGGCTGGGCTTTTGGTCGGACTACCGCCAGCAGCCCCTCTCGACGTACGGAGGAAGACTCCGTCTCGACGATGGTCCCGTGTACCGGGAAGAGCTGCTGACGTACCGCCTCGTCGAGGCGGGGGCCGACGTCGTGGCGCACTCGGCGGACACGGGACGCTCGGTGCGGCTGATCGAGAGGCTGAACACAGCCAAAAAGGTCCCTTGGCAACTGTATTCGGTGAGCAATGACAATGAAAACGGTTGCAACCAGCTCGTGGGGGACACGCTCGGTGGCCCGCCGATGGCCACGTGTTTGGCCAGCTGTTATGGCCATTGGGGCCCCCTGTACGTCGAAGTCTTGAAAGACATTCACGCCCAACTCTTGGATACGACGAAGAACCGCCACGAAGGGATGACCGCCGACGAAACCAGTGCGACGGGATTTCGATTGAACCCCAGCGCCGGAATCGACGATACCGCGGTTCGCCCTTACCTGACCGAGATCGTGGAACGAGGGTGGCCCCATGTTTTCGACGGGCCTGAAGGCCAATCCTATGCAACGACGGGCCAGCGGGACCGCGATGGCGACGGGGTGTACGACGCGCGGCAGGTCTTTGGGGAAGATGGGGAGAGGATGACGCCCGAGGAGTACCAGAGAATGTGCTGGTTTCCGGAGGGGTTGATCGAAAAGCAGACTATCGACGACCCGTCGTCGCTCGATGTGGCGGCCCGCGTTCCAGACGCCGAGCGGGTGCGCTCGGACACCAAATTCCTGGGAGACGTTCTAGGCCCGCCGGGCGCACCTCGTGGGCAAGGGCTGCTCTGCTCGGAGAATCAGTGA
- a CDS encoding methyltransferase domain-containing protein — MKPMLRDAYSAGIANGDSSTERARLRALEKWADPTSRALIEGLAIQTPWHCLEIGAGTGSLSHWLAERCPRGRVVTADMTADTGPGNLESWGSRVPNLEVARIDLMKDDFPAGTFDLIHARLVLAHLPERDAILQRAVQWLKPDGAILVEDAYILPRDDWARDELTDVHHAFLDVLAAQGFDGRWIRRLPSKLANLGIVDLQVVATPVTFGIGDRIEESWSIGFEQFLPRFLRTGVLTLKQIMAYQNLPRTEAIYMPWLLVSVSGRRPDSERANS; from the coding sequence ATGAAACCAATGCTGCGGGACGCGTACAGCGCAGGCATCGCGAACGGCGATTCGTCGACCGAGCGGGCCCGCCTCCGGGCTTTGGAGAAGTGGGCCGATCCCACGTCGCGGGCGTTGATCGAGGGCCTCGCCATTCAGACGCCGTGGCATTGTTTGGAAATCGGCGCGGGGACCGGTTCTCTATCGCATTGGCTGGCCGAGCGCTGCCCCCGCGGCCGCGTCGTGACCGCCGACATGACCGCCGACACGGGGCCGGGCAACCTCGAGTCGTGGGGTTCGCGCGTGCCCAACCTCGAGGTGGCGCGTATCGACCTGATGAAGGACGACTTTCCGGCGGGCACGTTCGATTTGATCCACGCGCGGCTCGTCCTCGCGCACCTGCCGGAGCGTGACGCCATCCTGCAGCGCGCGGTGCAGTGGCTCAAACCCGACGGCGCCATCCTCGTGGAGGACGCGTACATCCTCCCGCGCGACGATTGGGCGCGCGACGAGCTGACGGACGTTCACCACGCTTTCTTGGACGTCCTTGCGGCCCAGGGGTTCGACGGTCGATGGATACGCCGGTTGCCCTCGAAATTGGCCAATCTCGGCATCGTCGACCTGCAGGTGGTCGCAACGCCCGTGACGTTTGGAATCGGTGACCGGATCGAGGAAAGCTGGAGCATCGGCTTCGAGCAGTTCCTGCCACGGTTCCTACGCACGGGCGTTTTGACGTTGAAGCAAATTATGGCTTATCAGAATTTGCCACGGACGGAAGCGATCTACATGCCGTGGCTTCTCGTCTCGGTCTCGGGCCGGCGTCCCGATTCGGAGAGGGCAAATTCGTAG